Part of the Rhizobium sp. WYJ-E13 genome is shown below.
CGATATCGCTAAAGAACCGGCTTTCTTTCTTCATCGACGGGATCTCATACTTGATACCATCGCCACGCTTCGATCTCCATCGATATGCTAAACGGTACGCTATCGCCTCAGGCAGCAGCGAGTTGAGGCGCGCGCGGCAGCGTGATTGCAAAGACGACCAGGCCAAGAAGCGTCAGGAGGAACCCAGCCCAGACCGCCGAGAGAAGACCGAATCCGGCCGCGATCGCCGCTCCGCCGGCCCAGGCGCCGATGGCGTTGGCGACGTTGAGGGCTGCCAGGTTCATGGCGCCCATCAAAGTCGGTGCTTCCGGCGCAAAGCTTGTCAACCTGACTTGGATCGTAGGGATGGCAATCATCATCGTCGTGCCGACACCGAAGAGGCCGATCATCAGCAGCGCGACATTTCCTCCTGATGATGCGAGGACTGCCAGTACGATGAGTGCGCCGCCGAAGCCAACGACGAGCCCCCGCGAAGGGTGGCTGTCGGCGATCCGTCCGCCGATAAGGTTCCCCGCCGTCATGCCGATACCGAAGAGGGCCAGCGCCACCGGGATCCATGCCCTGTCGATGACTGCGACATCGGTCACGAACGGTCCGATGAACGTATAGACCGCGAAGATGCTCGCCACGCCGAGGGCGGCGACAAGCATCATGATCCAGACGGCGCCTCGGCGGAGCGAACTCAGTTCCTGTGCGATCGGCCCGCCGTCCAGCGCCTCGGTCCGCGGCACCCATGCCCAAAGAGCCAGCAGCGCCAGCACACCCGCGCCGGCAACGGCGAAATAGGTGTTCCGCCAGCCGAGGTTCTGGCCAAGAAAGGTAGCGAGCGGCGAACCTATGATGGTCGCAACCGTCAACCCCGTCATGACGAGGGCAAAGGCCTTGCCGCCATGTCCGGGCCCGACGATATAGGAGGCGACGACGGCGCCGGCACCGAAATAAGCGCCTTGGGGCATACCGCTGATGAAGCGGGCGAGCGCGAACATGCCGAGATTGGCGGCAAGCGCCGAGAGCACATTGCCGACGATGAAAAGGCCGAGCAATGCCAGAAGCAGGCTCTTCCGGTTAAATCGGGCGGCAGCGAGCGTGACGAGAGGGGCGCCGATCACCACCCCGAACGCATAGGCGGTGATCGCATTTGTCGCCACCGGTATGCTGATATCGAGGCTTTCGGCAAAGAGCTGTAGAACGCCCATGCTGGCGAATTCGGACGTCCCGATGCAGAAGCTTCCAAGCGCCAGCGCAAACAGCGTCAAACCGCGACGCCGGTGTTGCGCCGCATCTGTGCAATGGGTTGCCACCGCCCTGCATTGCGGTTCGAAGGCCTTTTGGAACATGTTCAAACTCCTGTGCTGCACAGTTCGGCGGCGGGGCGCAGTGACTTAAAGCGCGTCGCGCGATCTTTCAGATCCGCTTGCTGCGCTTTAAGGCTTTGATTTTACGCATGTCGCTGCCGCAAAAACCGCTGCACACTTTTGCGCGACATGCTTTAGTTCGTCGGCGCGGCCGCGCTGGTGATAAAGTCCGCCACGTCCTGCGGATGCGAAAGCATCACGGCGTGGCTGGAGTCGATTTCGATGACCTTGGCGCCGGCACGCGCTGCCATGGAACGCTGTTGGCTGGGCGGGATCATGTGGTCGTTCTTCGTTACCATGAAGTAGGTGGGCTTTTCCTTCCACGCCGGCGCGGTGATTTTGGTCTGCACAGCGCCGAGGCCCCAGGGAACCTGAGACTCGGCCATGAACCTCGTCTTGGCGGGATCGACGTCGGCTGCGAAGGATGTCGGGAACTTCGCGAAGTCTACCAACAGGAATCCGTCGCTTGGCGGAAGCAGCGGCGCCTTGTCTTCGCCCGGCGTCGGCGCCGTACCGATGTCGTAGACCGATTCGCCTGCTTGAAGTGCGTATGCGGCGAGGTAAACCAGGCTCTTGACCTTGGGCAGGTTGCCGGCCTCGGTAATCACCGCCCCGCCATAGGAATGGCCGACAAGGACGACCGGTTTGCTGGCTCGGGCGATGACCTGCCGGGTGGCATCGACGTCACCCTGCAGGGTAATCGTGGGATTCTGGACGGCCAGCACCTCGTAGCCGTCGGCAGAAAGAATGTCGTAGACCTGCTGCCAGCCCGAAGCATCGACGAACGCGCCGTGCACCAGCACGATGGACACAGGTTTGTCGGCTGCATGGCCGACCATGGCGGAAGCGGTTGTGATCATGACAGCGAGCAATCCTGTTATCACGCTTTTCATGGCATTCCCTCCCCTGGGTTAATCGACCTCCACTGGGTCGAGAGTGATCGGTGTTCGCTCGGCGAGATCGCCGATGCCAGCGGCATAATTCTTGAAGTGCGGACTATCGCGATGGGCGGCGACGGCCGCTTCGTCGACATAAAGCTCATCGAGCACGAAGCGGTCGGAATTGGCCTTGTCTCGCCAGATATCCCACCGCAGATTTCCGGGCTCGGCCCGGCTGTGCACCCGCATTGCCGAGAGAAACGCTCCGAGTTCGGGGGCCTTGCCGGGACGCGCGGTCAGGATACCCACAATCTTCATGCGAGTGGACATGGTTCATTCCTATCTGAGGCGCGAGCCGCGCAATGTCGGCTCCTGCCGGCAAGAGGGCCGGTCGCTACGACATGCCCCGGTGCAGAGACTTATGCCCGCTCCTTCAGAGCGGCGAGCAGCTGTTGTGCGAGCGGCCCCGCCGATGCGGGATTCTGGCCGGTGATGAGGCGGCCATCGACGACGACGTGAGGTTCCCAGTTGGACGCAGACGAGTACTCGGCGCCTTCCGCCCTCAATGCGTCCTCGAGTTCATAGGGCACGTCCTCCCGTGCATAGTCATATTCCTCTTTTTTCGAGAAGGAGGTGAGCTTCTTGCCGCGCACGAACGGCGTACCGTCACCGAGGTTCACGCCGAGCAATGAGCACGGGCCGTGACAAACAGCACTCACGAGCTTGTCCGTGCTCCAGGCGCGCACGACAGCCCTCTGGACGTCCGGGTTGCGTTGGATATCCACCATCGGCCCGAGGCCGCCGGGGATCAGGATGGCGTCGTAGTCAGCGGCGTCCACCTCGGCTAACTTGCGGCTGTGATTGAGGCGACGAAACGCCTTGCTCTCGATAAATCCCTTCTGCGCAGGGTCCTTCTCGTCATACGCGTCATACGGCGTCCATCCGCCTGCGGGTGAGGCAAACTCGATTGCGATCCCGGCCTTGTCGAGCACATCGTAGGGATGAGCGACCTCGGCGAAAAAGAAGCCGGTCTTGCGACTGTGCGGGCCAATCACGGATGCGTTGGTGACGATGAACAAGACGTGTTTTGTCATGGTTCCCCCCGTTTTAATGACGATGCTGCCATAGATTCCGGATAGGGGCGGCGCTCGCAGTCCCTATCGCAGTCCCACGAAAGCGACCTCGCCAGAGGTCTCTGCTTGCGTGGGCTCATGGTGCCGCGACGAGTGACATGGCCTGGCGGCAATCAGGTCTCGATCCGCCGTCTCATCACCGCCGCTTGGCTCTGCAGGACACTTGGTCCGTGCCCCCTGATCGCGTTCAATGCTATATTGACAGCCGGCGGGAGCTTGGCATCTTAGACAAAGCCAAAGACATCCGTGCCGTCGGATTGTATCACTGACATTTTGAATAGTTGGCCGCCTGGGCGACCGCCGTGTTTCCACCGTGCAGTCAGGGCCACGCCCTTTACGCAAGACTATCAATGCTCGGGGGCATCGGATTTATGCTTACGCAGCCAATCTACATGTGCATGCCATCTGCCGCCCGTTAATTTTGGTAAAATTTGGTCATGAGCTCTGCTGCTCCGACCTATGCCAGCTTCGACGATGCGGACGGCGAGACTTTTCTCTGATCTCGTGACCTTCATCGAAGGAAAAAGATTGTGACGAGCGACCTTGCCGAACGGCCTTCCCGATCCTTCTCCTTTGGGCCTTTCGTGCTCATTCCCGAGCGCCAGCTGCTCTTGCAAGGCGATGTCCCGGTTCGGATTGGAGGCCGCGCGCTTGACATCCTGACGGTCATGGTCGAGCGCCCGGGCGAACTCGTGGACAAACGCGAATTGATCGCACGCGTTTGGCCAGACGTTTTCGTCGATGATGGAAACCTCAAGGTCAACATGGCTGCCTTGAGACGAGCCCTCGGCGATGGCATTGGAGCGGCGCAGTACATTGCCACCGTTACGGGCCGGGGCTACCGGTTCATCGCGCCAGTCGCGGTCAATGGATTGTCTGGCTTCGCGCCATCTTCAACCGCCGCGGCAATTCGCAGACACAATTTGCCGATCGCGACCACGAGAGTCTTCGGGCGGGCTGATGCGATTGATGACGTCATACGCGATCTGGAGGCATCCCGGCTGGTCTCGATCGTCGGTGCCGGCGGCATCGGAAAGACGACGGTTGCGCTGGCCGTCGCCGAGCAGAAGATCGGGTCGTTCGGAGACGGCGTTTGGCTGATCGATCTGGCGCCGTTGAAGGATCCCCCGCTTGTGCCCTTTGCCATTGCGAGTGCAATCGGTCTGGCAACGCATTCTGCGAACATGCTCGCTGCATTGGGCAGCTACCTCCGCGATTGCGAAATGCTCCTTGTCCTCGATAATTGCGAACACATCATTGAATCCGCTGCCTTCTGTGCGGATCGAATCCTGGCCGAAGCTCCAGGCATAAGGATTCTCGCCACGAGCCGGGAGCCGCTCGGTGTGAGAGGCGAACGCGTCCGCAGGCTGTCGGGCCTGGGCGCGCCGCCCGCTTCCTCCGACCTGAAAGCTGTGGAAGCGCTCAACTATCCCGCCATCCAACTCTTCGCAGATCGCGCGACCGACCGGCTTGAATCGTTCCAGCTCAGCGACACCAACGCGCCGA
Proteins encoded:
- a CDS encoding type 1 glutamine amidotransferase domain-containing protein — translated: MTKHVLFIVTNASVIGPHSRKTGFFFAEVAHPYDVLDKAGIAIEFASPAGGWTPYDAYDEKDPAQKGFIESKAFRRLNHSRKLAEVDAADYDAILIPGGLGPMVDIQRNPDVQRAVVRAWSTDKLVSAVCHGPCSLLGVNLGDGTPFVRGKKLTSFSKKEEYDYAREDVPYELEDALRAEGAEYSSASNWEPHVVVDGRLITGQNPASAGPLAQQLLAALKERA
- a CDS encoding putative quinol monooxygenase — protein: MSTRMKIVGILTARPGKAPELGAFLSAMRVHSRAEPGNLRWDIWRDKANSDRFVLDELYVDEAAVAAHRDSPHFKNYAAGIGDLAERTPITLDPVEVD
- a CDS encoding MFS transporter → MFQKAFEPQCRAVATHCTDAAQHRRRGLTLFALALGSFCIGTSEFASMGVLQLFAESLDISIPVATNAITAYAFGVVIGAPLVTLAAARFNRKSLLLALLGLFIVGNVLSALAANLGMFALARFISGMPQGAYFGAGAVVASYIVGPGHGGKAFALVMTGLTVATIIGSPLATFLGQNLGWRNTYFAVAGAGVLALLALWAWVPRTEALDGGPIAQELSSLRRGAVWIMMLVAALGVASIFAVYTFIGPFVTDVAVIDRAWIPVALALFGIGMTAGNLIGGRIADSHPSRGLVVGFGGALIVLAVLASSGGNVALLMIGLFGVGTTMMIAIPTIQVRLTSFAPEAPTLMGAMNLAALNVANAIGAWAGGAAIAAGFGLLSAVWAGFLLTLLGLVVFAITLPRAPQLAAA
- a CDS encoding alpha/beta hydrolase; this translates as MKSVITGLLAVMITTASAMVGHAADKPVSIVLVHGAFVDASGWQQVYDILSADGYEVLAVQNPTITLQGDVDATRQVIARASKPVVLVGHSYGGAVITEAGNLPKVKSLVYLAAYALQAGESVYDIGTAPTPGEDKAPLLPPSDGFLLVDFAKFPTSFAADVDPAKTRFMAESQVPWGLGAVQTKITAPAWKEKPTYFMVTKNDHMIPPSQQRSMAARAGAKVIEIDSSHAVMLSHPQDVADFITSAAAPTN